From a region of the Thermus caldilimi genome:
- a CDS encoding PEGA domain-containing protein has product MRKLLLAILGLGAVLAQQISPQGIIVNPVPTDLQVKVWVDKDPGKRGGAVYQIGEPIFIYVNVNQDAYVYLFNINADGKIDPILPNAFERGNFLRAGETRRFPPEGARYRYTVTGPEGEDRILAVASKRPLSLGEILDVERNQVRVQGAEGLARALSIVIEPIPDKDWVTDVARYFVGRVTAPPPTPAAATLVVDSRPAGAEVYLDGRLSGRTPVSLQVNPGRHEVELRLSGYQPYRVTVNPRPGERVQVFAQLVSEPRQGTLAVTSSPSGAEVYVEGALRGRTPLSLSLPEGRYAVELRLSGYEPYQATVQVRRGETTRLDVRLNPISRTGTLLLESSPTGAEAYVNGAFRGRTPLRVTLEAGLHEVRVLAPGYGEYRAQVEVRPGESVRLYVELVPVRAVLELYLNVEARVFLDGEEVGVAKGGYLRLEAPFGEHELTLVAPGYRTLVQEIRVTGNQVLRLTLRPL; this is encoded by the coding sequence ATGCGGAAACTCCTTTTGGCCATCCTGGGTTTGGGGGCGGTTTTAGCCCAGCAGATAAGCCCCCAGGGGATCATCGTGAATCCCGTGCCCACCGACCTGCAGGTCAAGGTCTGGGTGGACAAGGACCCCGGGAAACGGGGAGGGGCGGTTTATCAGATCGGTGAGCCCATCTTCATCTACGTGAACGTGAACCAGGATGCCTACGTCTACCTTTTCAACATCAACGCCGACGGCAAGATCGACCCCATCCTGCCCAACGCCTTCGAACGGGGTAACTTCCTCCGGGCCGGGGAAACCCGGCGCTTTCCCCCGGAAGGGGCCCGCTACCGCTACACGGTGACGGGTCCCGAGGGTGAGGACCGCATCCTGGCGGTGGCGAGCAAGCGCCCCCTTTCCCTGGGGGAGATCCTGGATGTGGAGCGCAACCAGGTGCGGGTCCAGGGGGCGGAGGGCTTAGCCCGGGCGCTTTCCATCGTGATTGAGCCCATCCCCGACAAGGACTGGGTCACAGACGTGGCCCGCTACTTTGTGGGCCGGGTCACGGCTCCCCCTCCCACCCCGGCTGCGGCCACCCTGGTGGTGGACTCGAGGCCTGCCGGCGCCGAGGTCTACCTGGATGGGCGGCTTTCCGGGCGCACCCCCGTTAGCCTCCAGGTGAACCCGGGCCGGCACGAGGTGGAGCTTAGGCTTTCCGGCTACCAGCCCTACCGGGTCACGGTGAATCCCAGGCCTGGGGAAAGGGTCCAGGTCTTCGCCCAGCTGGTGTCGGAGCCCAGGCAGGGGACCCTGGCCGTTACCTCCAGCCCTTCCGGGGCGGAGGTGTACGTGGAAGGAGCCCTCAGGGGCCGCACGCCCCTTTCCTTAAGCCTGCCCGAGGGGCGGTATGCGGTGGAGCTTAGGCTTTCCGGCTACGAGCCCTACCAGGCCACGGTCCAGGTGCGAAGGGGCGAGACCACCCGGCTGGACGTGCGCCTTAACCCTATCTCTCGCACCGGCACCCTTCTTCTTGAGTCCAGCCCCACAGGAGCCGAGGCCTACGTGAACGGCGCTTTCCGGGGCCGCACTCCCTTAAGGGTTACCCTCGAGGCCGGTCTCCATGAGGTGCGGGTCCTGGCCCCCGGCTACGGGGAGTACCGGGCCCAGGTGGAGGTGCGCCCCGGGGAGTCCGTGAGGCTTTACGTGGAGCTCGTGCCGGTGCGGGCGGTGTTGGAGCTTTACCTGAACGTGGAGGCCCGGGTCTTCCTGGATGGGGAGGAGGTGGGGGTGGCCAAGGGGGGCTACCTGCGCCTCGAGGCGCCCTTCGGCGAACACGAGCTCACCCTGGTGGCCCCCGGCTACCGCACCCTGGTGCAGGAGATCCGCGTCACGGGCAATCAGGTGCTGCGGCTTACCCTCAGGCCCCTTTAG
- a CDS encoding DUF1648 domain-containing protein, producing MAKWLAPLGLLLIWALTLFVYSQLPERIPAHWNAQGEVTRYGSRMEVFLLPLVLTLLYPFLALAPRLDPKLRGQAPKVWPWLLAAVVWTFTLLQGAFLYAAWSHAQGRPFPVARALLGAVGLVFLVLGLLLPRLPPNHLAGVRTPWTLEDPEVWQRVHRQAGLAFALLGLLAWLAALLGGGWLWVWLAALLAVGVYLVLFSYLARWKGA from the coding sequence ATGGCCAAATGGCTTGCTCCCCTGGGCCTCCTCCTCATCTGGGCCCTCACCCTTTTTGTCTATTCGCAGCTCCCGGAGAGGATCCCCGCCCATTGGAACGCTCAGGGGGAGGTGACCCGCTACGGAAGCCGGATGGAGGTCTTCCTCCTCCCCCTCGTGCTCACCCTCCTCTACCCCTTCCTGGCCCTGGCCCCGAGGCTAGACCCCAAGCTCCGAGGACAAGCCCCCAAGGTCTGGCCCTGGCTTCTGGCGGCGGTGGTCTGGACCTTCACCCTCCTGCAAGGGGCTTTCCTCTACGCCGCCTGGAGCCACGCCCAGGGCCGCCCCTTCCCCGTGGCGCGGGCCCTCCTGGGGGCGGTGGGCCTGGTCTTTCTCGTCCTGGGCCTCCTCCTTCCCCGCCTGCCCCCCAACCACCTGGCCGGGGTGCGCACCCCCTGGACCCTGGAAGACCCGGAGGTGTGGCAGAGGGTCCATCGCCAGGCGGGCTTGGCCTTCGCCCTCTTGGGCCTTCTGGCCTGGCTGGCGGCCCTTCTGGGGGGAGGCTGGCTTTGGGTTTGGTTGGCCGCCCTTCTGGCCGTGGGGGTGTACCTGGTCCTCTTCTCCTACCTGGCCCGGTGGAAAGGGGCCTAG
- a CDS encoding NTP transferase domain-containing protein, with translation MEAIVLGGGEEAWARKYGVRSKALVPYRGRPLAEWVLSALKEAGLSVVYVGKNPGLNPSPRLTLPDRGSLLGNLEAALEQVEGRVLVATADLPHLTPEAVRFVLEKAPEAALVYPIVPKEAVEARFPHTRRTYARLREGVFTGGNLVLLDKGLFYQALPLAKKVVALRKSPLALARLIGLDILFKLLLGRLSLPELEARAKRILGVEARALLTPYPEVGVDVDREEELVS, from the coding sequence GTGGAAGCCATCGTCCTGGGAGGCGGCGAGGAGGCTTGGGCACGGAAGTACGGGGTCCGGAGCAAGGCCCTGGTGCCCTACCGGGGAAGGCCCCTGGCGGAGTGGGTGCTTTCCGCCTTGAAGGAGGCGGGGCTTTCCGTGGTCTACGTGGGGAAGAACCCGGGGCTAAACCCCTCTCCTCGCTTGACCTTGCCGGACAGGGGAAGCCTGCTTGGGAACCTGGAGGCAGCCTTAGAGCAGGTGGAGGGACGGGTCCTGGTGGCCACCGCCGACCTTCCCCACCTCACCCCGGAGGCGGTGCGCTTCGTCTTGGAGAAAGCCCCGGAGGCCGCCTTGGTCTACCCCATCGTGCCCAAGGAGGCGGTGGAGGCCCGCTTTCCCCACACCCGGCGCACCTACGCCCGCTTGCGGGAGGGGGTGTTCACCGGGGGGAACCTCGTCCTTCTGGACAAGGGGCTTTTCTACCAGGCCCTGCCCCTGGCCAAAAAGGTGGTGGCCCTGAGGAAAAGCCCCTTGGCCCTGGCACGGCTCATCGGTCTGGATATCCTTTTTAAGCTTCTCCTGGGGCGGCTTTCCCTCCCCGAGCTGGAGGCGCGGGCGAAGAGGATTTTGGGGGTGGAGGCCAGGGCCCTCCTCACCCCCTATCCCGAGGTGGGGGTGGATGTGGACCGGGAGGAGGAACTGGTAAGCTAA
- a CDS encoding transposase, giving the protein MHQTAQALLWTLLALLPTPHLRESLKALLLLLLTGHGKARPQHSKTKSPSALSRFLNRYPWPTRALIRLARKKAQETLHRARPRRGPKPRLLVVLDLVTLEKRGLFPALPLSFFHGKWGLHLVVLYLVLGELRIPWAYRVWRGKGEKALSLLALRLLASLPPWMRKSFHLRVVADAAFGTARFLVGVRGLGLEAVVGMRRDRKTREGLPLFGLRRQGSRVHLRGLPFPVWVSWYRYPLPGGGWEWRYVVATFPAGPRTVLVWGRRRFTIEHFFRTVKSEFSLGRFGQRTALGVHRFLVLSFLAYLLAHWVRLAPDGRGLSWREAGWAAVRLLLPEVVLRVLMAELGALGLWPPPAGGRGCSCRVFGRCKF; this is encoded by the coding sequence ATGCACCAGACGGCCCAAGCTCTACTCTGGACCCTCCTGGCCCTCCTGCCAACCCCCCACCTCCGGGAGTCCCTCAAAGCGCTTCTTCTCCTCCTTCTCACCGGCCACGGCAAGGCCAGGCCCCAGCACAGCAAGACCAAGTCCCCTTCCGCCCTCTCCCGCTTCCTCAACCGCTATCCCTGGCCCACCCGCGCCCTCATCCGCCTGGCTCGCAAGAAGGCCCAGGAAACCCTCCACCGGGCCAGGCCCAGGCGGGGGCCCAAGCCCAGGCTCCTGGTGGTCCTGGACCTGGTCACCCTGGAGAAGCGGGGCCTCTTCCCCGCCTTGCCCCTCTCCTTTTTCCACGGCAAGTGGGGGCTCCACCTGGTGGTGCTCTATCTGGTGCTGGGAGAGCTGCGCATCCCCTGGGCCTACCGGGTGTGGCGGGGGAAGGGGGAGAAGGCCCTTTCCCTCCTTGCCCTGCGTCTTCTGGCCTCCCTGCCCCCCTGGATGCGCAAGTCCTTCCACCTTCGGGTGGTGGCCGATGCTGCCTTCGGCACCGCCCGGTTTCTTGTGGGGGTGCGGGGGTTGGGTCTGGAAGCGGTGGTGGGGATGCGGCGGGACCGAAAGACGCGGGAGGGGCTTCCCCTCTTTGGACTCAGACGGCAGGGGAGCCGGGTGCACCTGCGGGGACTTCCCTTTCCCGTGTGGGTGAGCTGGTACCGCTATCCCTTACCCGGGGGAGGGTGGGAGTGGCGGTACGTGGTGGCCACCTTTCCTGCGGGGCCACGGACTGTGCTGGTGTGGGGGCGGCGGCGGTTTACCATTGAGCACTTCTTCCGCACGGTAAAGAGCGAGTTTTCCCTGGGGCGTTTTGGGCAGCGGACGGCCTTGGGGGTGCATCGGTTTCTGGTGTTGTCCTTCCTGGCTTACCTGCTGGCCCACTGGGTGAGGCTAGCTCCAGACGGGAGAGGTCTTTCTTGGCGGGAGGCTGGGTGGGCAGCGGTGCGCCTGCTTCTGCCGGAGGTGGTCTTGCGGGTCCTTATGGCCGAGCTGGGGGCTTTGGGTCTTTGGCCTCCGCCTGCGGGGGGAAGGGGGTGTTCATGCAGGGTATTCGGGAGGTGCAAGTTTTGA
- a CDS encoding RNA-guided endonuclease InsQ/TnpB family protein yields the protein MSYPTRPQARDLERTLELCRQLYNAALQERRDAYRKVGKAVGFYEQKRHLPVIRRDLPEYKGIHSQVLQEVIQRVDRAFQGFFRRVKQGQKPGYPRFKGRNRYDSFTFPQAGSTGVKVQEGGKRVFIHGIGSVKVKLHRPLEGRLKTATVKREGEHWYIIFVSEVEPQPLPENHTAIGIDLGTNPYFLVTSEGEMVEAPRHYQKAQAKLARKQRGLSRKKRGSSRWRKAKRELAKLHRKIANQRKDFHHKVARGLVNRYGTIVHEDLNVLGLARSHTAKGVLDAGWAQFLSVLAYKAEEAGRRVVGVDPKYTSQDCPVCGHREKRPLWVREYTCSACGTPLHRDVAAAQNILARARAEPSGMDTARAVP from the coding sequence TTGAGCTACCCCACCAGGCCCCAGGCCCGGGACCTGGAGCGCACCCTGGAGCTTTGCCGCCAGCTCTACAACGCCGCCTTGCAGGAACGCAGGGATGCCTACCGCAAGGTGGGCAAGGCGGTGGGCTTCTACGAGCAGAAGCGCCATCTTCCCGTGATCCGCAGGGACCTGCCGGAGTACAAAGGCATCCACTCCCAGGTTCTCCAGGAGGTGATCCAGCGGGTGGACAGGGCCTTCCAGGGGTTCTTCCGGCGGGTAAAACAGGGACAGAAGCCCGGCTATCCCCGCTTCAAGGGGAGGAATCGCTACGACAGCTTTACCTTCCCCCAGGCCGGGAGTACTGGGGTCAAGGTGCAGGAGGGCGGGAAGCGGGTGTTCATTCACGGCATCGGCTCGGTGAAGGTGAAACTTCACCGCCCGCTGGAGGGGAGGCTCAAGACCGCCACGGTCAAGCGGGAAGGGGAACATTGGTACATAATCTTCGTCTCCGAAGTGGAGCCGCAACCGCTTCCTGAAAACCACACGGCCATCGGGATAGACCTTGGTACCAACCCTTACTTCCTCGTTACCTCCGAGGGCGAAATGGTGGAAGCGCCCAGGCACTACCAGAAGGCCCAGGCGAAGCTTGCCCGTAAGCAAAGGGGGCTCTCCAGGAAAAAGAGGGGCAGCTCCCGCTGGAGGAAGGCGAAGAGGGAACTGGCCAAGCTTCACCGCAAGATCGCCAACCAGCGCAAGGACTTCCACCACAAGGTGGCCAGGGGGCTGGTCAACCGATATGGCACCATTGTTCACGAGGATCTGAACGTTCTCGGCCTGGCCCGAAGCCACACCGCCAAGGGGGTGCTGGATGCGGGCTGGGCACAGTTCCTCTCTGTCCTCGCCTACAAAGCGGAAGAGGCTGGTAGGCGGGTCGTGGGGGTAGACCCCAAGTATACGAGCCAGGACTGTCCGGTGTGCGGCCACCGGGAGAAGAGGCCCCTGTGGGTCAGGGAGTATACCTGTTCCGCCTGTGGGACTCCCCTGCATCGGGACGTGGCCGCCGCACAGAACATCCTGGCCAGGGCTCGGGCG